One window from the genome of Malus domestica chromosome 01, GDT2T_hap1 encodes:
- the LOC103443293 gene encoding probable membrane-associated kinase regulator 6 has protein sequence MEASQPLSIESFSYSWLVNLKPASLESLDNSVRTSLDAYDEASFIEMDPTMPPSQRFFMNSQQDFKFDFPAAISQSPLTTLVHADELISNGYVLPLSVESLMKMEAYHRDEASNSSPLPSHLQKDAAPTGNHNSRDCSKSLRRCRRLSRRIFEKYLNFLRPLYKRIRGDHNHQHKANPKGGNLDKRSHSVKNCRVRSSEISQSPRISVAYSADDWRMSCDSESSIYEAVIHCKRSIGN, from the exons ATGGAAGCATCCCAGCCTCTTTCCATTGAAAGCTTTTCATATAGTTGGTTAGTAAACCTTAAACCAGCTTCTCTGGAGAGCCTTGACAACTCTGTCAGAACCTCGCTTGATGCGTACGATGAAGCTTCCTTCATCGAGATGGACCCAACAATGCCGCCCTCTCAGAGGTTCTTTATGAATTCCCAGCAGGATTTCAAATTTGACTTCCCTGCTGCCATTTCACAATCTCCTCTCACTACCCTTGTTCATGCGGATGAGCTCATTTCCAACGGCTATGTTTTGCCTCTTTCTGTTGAGTCCTTAATGAAGATGGAGGCATATCATCGTGATGAGGCCTCAAATTCCAGTCCACTCCCTTCCCATTTACAAAAAGATGCTGCTCCAACCGGTAATCATAATTCTAGAGATTGCTCTAAATCATTGAGGAGGTGTAGAAGATTGTCGCGAAGAATATTCGAGAAGTACTTGAATTTTCTTAGGCCCTTGTACAAAAGGATCAGAGGTGATCACAACCATCAACACAAAGCAAATCCTAAAGGTGGAAATCTTGATAAAAGAAGCCATTCGGTAAAGAACTGCAGGGTGCGTTCATCGGAAATTAGTCAATCTCCAAGAATAAGTGTAGCATATTCTGCCGATGATTGGCGGATGTCATGTGATTCTGAGAGCTCAATCTATGAGGCAGTTATCCATTGCAAAAGATCCATAG GAAATTAA